Proteins encoded within one genomic window of Panicum virgatum strain AP13 chromosome 1N, P.virgatum_v5, whole genome shotgun sequence:
- the LOC120655018 gene encoding uncharacterized protein LOC120655018, translated as MSSGGAVMSTTAADPVQEGSSPSDPDSHPLESRSASWGGLSWVTILGLVLLTSNAAVSIFRSLGDVGALTFVASAYLNLVALFFCVRAFKQTPPNSRKRNMFKGSVWLLTTSLLFEFLYEYQASEKLKPTLDIGVLVFAVPAGVGIAVIFVFFDGEPFGDQEAPGHVN; from the exons ATGAGTTCTGGCGGTGCGGTGATGAGTACGACGGCGGCCGATCCTGTCCAGGAAGGATCCAGCCCCAGCGACCCCGATAGCCATCCCCTCGAGAGCCGAAGTGCCAGTTGGGGCGGCCTCTCGTGGGTCACGATCTTGGGCCTCGTCCTCCTCACATCCAACGCCGCGGTGTCCATCTTCCGTTCGCTTGGAGACGTCGGTGCCCTCACCTTCGTTGCTTCCGCCTACCTCAACCTCGTCGCCCTTTTCTTCTGCGTCAGGGCGTTCAAGCAAACCCCGCCCAACTCGAGGAAGAGGAACATGTTCAAGGGCTCCGTCTGGCTGCTGACCACCTCACTTTTGTTCGAGTTTCTGTACGAGTACCAGGCCTCGGAGAAACTGAAACCGACCCTGGACATAGGGGTGCTGGTCTTTGCTGTGCCTGCAGGCGTTGGAATAGCGGTCATCTTTGTCTTCTTCGATGG AGAGCCGTTTGGGGATCAAGAAGCTCCAGGACATGTGAACTGA
- the LOC120653260 gene encoding chaperone protein dnaJ C76, chloroplastic-like translates to MVERSDLVALEFLMSKQPRDRVRVSEGNAVGARAPNIFNEVAKFQKRFEEMKHTSATRESLETETIKQSRTSAVHTIRSMSNWWYWRPFGSSAPATIILASRLLPLPAAASSSKAADPVADRLQEAVAAQRKTEGAATAATAHAHRDDYWTPQLNLPSSASPPSIHQRGRDAP, encoded by the exons ATGGTTGAGAGGTCGGACCTGGTGGCTCTCGAGTTCCTCATGTCCAAGCAGCCGCGCGACAGAGTCCGCGTCTCCGAAGGCAACGCCGTGGGAGCTCGCGCGCCAAACATCTTCAACGAGGTCGCCAAGTTCCAGAAAAGATTCGAGGAGATGAAGCACACATCCGCAACAAGAGAATCCCTG GAGACAGAGACAATCAAGCAATCAAGGACTTCAGCCGTGCACACCATCAGATCCATGTCAAACTGGTGGTACTGGCGTCCATTCGGGTCATCGGCGCCAGCCACCATCATCCTCGCTTCACGCCTCCTACCGCTGCCGGCGGCAGCATCATCTTCTAAAGCAGCTGACCCCGTGGCGGATAGACTCCAAGAAGCTGTCGCCGCCCAGCGTAAAACGGAAGGAGCGGCGACCGCAGCCACGGCGCACGCCCACCGCGACGACTACTGGACCCCGCAGCTGAACCTGCCATCGTCTGCCTCTCCACCGAGCATTCACCAGAGGGGAAGGGACGCTCCGTAA